From Hirundo rustica isolate bHirRus1 chromosome 19, bHirRus1.pri.v3, whole genome shotgun sequence, a single genomic window includes:
- the NUFIP2 gene encoding FMR1-interacting protein NUFIP2 produces MEEQPHHHHHHHHYYYYGHHHHHPQSAYLPPPDGRAQPKPPLRHEHKHGGPQHTEAPKRRPGYGELNGNAGEREVSLKGLCSDEATAPGSRVPNGSQQLVDSNVTPKQTVKASALGKAGIKTKNFIQKNSMDKKNEKSYENKHRENQSSDKPEGVTIPNGVVTNNSSYITNGYVGKGADNDGSGSESGYTTPKKRKGRRNSAKGCENLNLVQDKIMQQEVSAPTLKQELESFKPDYSEQKGNRIENTKPVWKYEAGAGGAGRGKPGLGDVPRKNSDAKPGISSKKFDDRPKGKHASSATSKEDSWTLFKPPPVFPVDNSSAKIVPKISYASKVKENLNKAAQTPSTSSSSSSSSAGETQAQTSSRLSQVPMSAMKSVTSASFSNGPILAGTDGNVYSPGAQPLLSAAASTVPSTSSSESVPQDVSTTSTALEQKKSGLFIYPSNMQTVLLGTAQVDFPSQTNQQNLGDIFQNQWGLSFINEPSAGPETVVGKSADNQLMEVTFQGEYPATLVSQCGEIIPSGTEQPVFPKAYELDKRTSPQILSAILKPGTAVEGGVLALESHHTGDLQKADTGSQGALVFLSKDYEVENPLASPTNNLLASAKEQRYQRGLERKDSWGSFDLRAAILYHTKEMEAVWNLQKQDPKRIITYDEAMDRPDQ; encoded by the exons ATGGAGGAGCAgccccaccaccaccatcaccaccaccactaTTACTACTAcggccaccaccaccaccacccgcAGAGCGCCTACCTGCCGCCGCCCGACGGCCGAGCCCAGCCCAAGCCGCCGCTCCGCCACGAGCACAAGCACGGCGGCCCGCAGCACACGGAGGCGCCGAAGCGGAGACCAG GCTATGGAGAGCTAAATGGTAATGCAGGAGAACGAGAAGTGTCACTAAAGGGCCTGTGCTCTGATGAAGCCACCGCCCCAGGATCCAGGGTACCCAATGGCAGCCAGCAGCTCGTAGATTCTAATGTCACCCCAAAGCAGACTGTGAAGGCCAGTGCTTTGGGGAAAGCTGGAATCAAAACCAAGAACTTCATTCAGAAAAATAGCATGGACAAGAAGAATGAGAAGTCCTAcgaaaacaaacacagagaaaaccaGTCCTCAGACAAGCCAGAGGGAGTGACTATTCCAAACGGCGTGGTAACCAATAATTCCAGCTACATCACCAATGGCTACGTAGGCAAAGGGGCCGATAACGATGGTAGTGGCTCCGAGAGTGGATATACTACGCCGAAGAAACGGAAAGGCAGGCGCAACAGTGCCAAGGGTTGTGAGAACTTGAATCTAGTACAGGACAAAATAATGCAGCAGGAGGTCAGCGCACCAACCTTGAAACAGGAACTTGAGAGTTTCAAGCCTGATTATAGTGAGCAAAAGGGGAACCGAATTGAAAATACTAAGCCTGTTTGGAAATACGAGGCTGGGGCTGGTGGAGCAGGCCGGGGAAAGCCTGGGCTCGGGGATGTACCGCGGAAAAATTCTGATGCCAAACCTGGGATTAGCAGCAAGAAGTTTGATGACCGGCCCAAAGGGAAGCACGCATCATCGGCTACATCTAAAGAGGACTCATGGACCTTATTTAAACCACCCCCAGTTTTTCCAGTGGACAATAGCAGTGCTAAAATCGTTCCCAAAATTAGTTATGCAAGTAAAGTTAAAGAAAACCTCAACAAAGCAGCTCAAACCCCATCCACGTCATcctcatcatcttcatcatctGCTGGGGAAACTCAGGCCCAAACATCAAGTCGACTTTCCCAAGTCCCCATGTCTGCTATGAAATCTGTCACTTCTGCCAGCTTCTCGAACGGGCCGATCCTGGCGGGGACCGATGGAAATGTGTATTCCCCAGGGGCCCAGCCACTGCTCTCCGCTGCTGCTAGTACTGTACCATCGACCTCCTCCTCTGAGTCCGTACCCCAGGACGTGAGTACAACTTCGACAGCCCTCGAACAAAAGAAATCTGGCCTTTTTATCTACCCTTCAAATATGCAAACTGTGCTCCTGGGGACGGCGCAAGTCGATTTCCCTTCGCAGACGAATCAGCAGAACCTGGGGGATATCTTCCAGAATCAGTGGGGCTTGTCTTTCATAAATGAGCCCAGTGCTGGACCTGAAACCGTTGTGGGGAAATCTGCAGATAATCAGTTAATGGAAGTGACATTTCAAGGGGAATATCCTGCCACTTTGGTTTCACAGTGTGGTGAAATCATTCCCTCAGGAACTGAACAACCTGTGTTTCCTAAGGCTTATGAGCTGGATAAACGGACTAGCCCTCAAATTCTTAGTGCTATTCTTAAGCCTGGGACTGCTGTTGAGGGTGGTGTCTTAGCTTTGGAGTCGCATCACACAGGTGACCTACAAAAGGCAGACACCGGTAGCCAAGGTGCTTTAGTGTTTCTTTCAAAAGACTATGAAGTAGAGAATCCTCTGGCCTCTCCTACGAACAATTTGCTAGCCTCCGCCAAAGAACAGAGGTACCAGAGAGGCCTAGAAAGGAAAGATAGCTGGGGTTCTTTTGACCTGAGGGCTGCTATTCTATATCACACTAAAG